The Tistrella mobilis genome window below encodes:
- a CDS encoding lysophospholipid acyltransferase family protein → MTTVRALVFSLFFYLWGTVIMLAALPVAWSRGALWWLRRVWIRGFLAVLRLVVGLRVEIRGRAHLPPEPFIVAAKHQSMLETFVLGALFDRPAFVLKRELTSIPVFGWYLKRVGMVPIDRARGPSALRRMHTAARACAAERRPLIIFPEGTRRAPGAPPDYKRGLALVARATPDLPVVPVALNTGLFWGKGLLDKRPGVAVIEILPPLAPGLQGDALLDAVAAVIEPASTRLADGSSDGR, encoded by the coding sequence ATGACTACTGTGCGGGCGCTGGTCTTCAGCCTGTTCTTCTATCTCTGGGGCACGGTGATCATGCTGGCCGCCCTGCCCGTCGCCTGGAGCCGGGGGGCGCTCTGGTGGCTGCGCCGGGTGTGGATCCGGGGATTCCTGGCGGTGCTGAGGCTGGTGGTGGGCCTCAGGGTCGAGATCCGCGGCCGCGCCCATCTGCCGCCCGAACCCTTCATCGTCGCCGCCAAGCATCAGTCGATGCTGGAGACCTTCGTGCTGGGCGCGCTCTTCGACCGGCCGGCCTTCGTGCTCAAGCGAGAGCTGACCTCGATTCCAGTCTTCGGCTGGTATCTGAAACGGGTGGGCATGGTGCCGATCGATCGGGCGCGCGGGCCGTCTGCGCTCAGGCGGATGCACACCGCCGCCCGGGCCTGCGCGGCGGAGCGCCGGCCCCTGATCATCTTTCCCGAAGGCACCCGCCGTGCGCCCGGTGCGCCGCCCGATTACAAGCGCGGGCTTGCCCTGGTGGCGCGGGCCACCCCCGATCTGCCGGTGGTGCCGGTGGCGCTCAACACCGGCCTGTTCTGGGGCAAGGGCCTGCTGGACAAGCGGCCGGGGGTGGCGGTGATCGAGATCCTGCCGCCGCTGGCCCCCGGGCTTCAGGGGGATGCGCTGCTCGATGCCGTCGCAGCGGTCATCGAGCCGGCCTCGACCCGGCTGGCGGACGGCTCGTCTGACGGTCGTTGA
- a CDS encoding zinc-ribbon domain-containing protein, whose translation MILTCPACSTRYTLDPQSLGPDGRKVRCTQCGHVWHQDPPADMPRPLALPRDENPDEPASLYERRPVAMEVAPARSPRWPAFTALGIVVAAMIGGLIVGREQVVRALPFTAAVYGTLGLGVGGEVLGLEVRNLVARGETVEGRPILEIDGEIYNLSDGVRAVPPLTIMYYGSGGQELGTSTFSVSSNRMLPGEVLRFNQRVENPPREAVRFDVRFAAAQ comes from the coding sequence ATGATCCTGACCTGCCCGGCCTGTTCGACCCGCTATACGCTCGACCCGCAGTCCCTGGGCCCCGATGGCCGGAAGGTGCGTTGCACCCAATGTGGCCATGTCTGGCACCAGGATCCGCCGGCCGACATGCCGCGCCCGCTGGCGCTGCCTCGCGATGAGAATCCCGATGAACCCGCCAGCCTTTACGAGCGGCGGCCGGTTGCCATGGAAGTGGCCCCCGCCCGCAGCCCGCGCTGGCCGGCCTTCACGGCACTCGGCATCGTGGTCGCAGCAATGATCGGCGGCCTGATCGTGGGCCGTGAGCAGGTGGTGCGAGCCCTGCCCTTCACGGCAGCCGTCTATGGCACCCTGGGCCTGGGTGTGGGCGGTGAGGTGCTGGGGCTCGAAGTCCGCAACCTGGTTGCCCGGGGCGAAACGGTCGAGGGACGCCCGATCCTCGAAATCGACGGCGAGATCTACAATCTCTCCGACGGTGTCCGCGCCGTGCCGCCGCTCACGATCATGTATTACGGTTCGGGCGGTCAGGAACTCGGAACGTCGACCTTCAGTGTCTCGTCGAACCGCATGCTGCCCGGCGAGGTCCTGCGCTTCAACCAGCGGGTCGAGAACCCGCCGCGGGAGGCGGTCCGTTTCGACGTGCGCTTCGCCGCCGCTCAATGA
- a CDS encoding cell division protein FtsX: MIGRRGAGLPLGRDLSARFLPWLLAPMAALLALAMIAIGTADQAIDRWAAALGDRATVWLPASEDQDHGPDARLGPLIGLLEAEPLVREIRPVPREDAEALVSPWLGPELAEVDLPLPTLVDLTLAPARPGEIEVLSDRIADLIEGARLEQPGDWVARLAAIGRTVQAAAAGLGALFGLAAALAVIFAVKTALAIHRETIDILHVMGAPDDYVARQFAMQGLRVGFWGGLAGSLVAAALVFAAGAVLPETTAPLLPRLDPGPVGWGGLILVTPALAVVAALVARITVIRRLRAMP; encoded by the coding sequence ATGATCGGTCGTCGCGGAGCGGGCTTGCCGCTCGGCCGGGATCTGTCGGCGCGTTTTCTGCCCTGGCTGCTGGCGCCGATGGCGGCGCTGCTGGCGCTGGCCATGATTGCGATCGGCACGGCCGACCAGGCGATCGATCGTTGGGCTGCCGCACTCGGCGATCGGGCCACAGTCTGGCTGCCAGCCTCAGAAGATCAGGATCACGGACCTGATGCCCGGCTGGGACCGTTGATCGGGCTGCTGGAGGCCGAGCCGCTGGTGCGCGAGATCCGGCCGGTCCCGCGCGAGGATGCCGAGGCCCTTGTCTCGCCCTGGCTTGGGCCGGAACTGGCCGAGGTGGACTTGCCGCTGCCGACCCTGGTCGACCTGACGCTCGCACCGGCCCGACCGGGGGAGATCGAGGTACTGTCGGATCGTATCGCTGATCTGATCGAGGGTGCCCGGCTGGAACAGCCGGGCGACTGGGTAGCCAGACTGGCGGCAATCGGACGAACCGTGCAGGCTGCGGCGGCAGGACTCGGCGCCCTCTTTGGCCTTGCCGCGGCGCTGGCGGTGATCTTCGCGGTCAAGACGGCGCTCGCCATCCATCGCGAGACCATCGACATCCTTCACGTCATGGGTGCACCTGACGACTATGTCGCCCGGCAGTTCGCCATGCAGGGCCTCCGGGTCGGCTTCTGGGGTGGCCTGGCCGGCAGCCTGGTTGCCGCCGCGCTGGTCTTTGCGGCCGGGGCGGTTCTGCCTGAGACGACGGCGCCGCTGCTGCCCCGGCTGGATCCCGGGCCAGTGGGTTGGGGCGGTCTTATCCTGGTGACGCCGGCGCTGGCGGTGGTGGCGGCGCTGGTCGCCCGCATCACCGTCATCCGGCGCCTGAGGGCGATGCCGTGA
- the hpt gene encoding hypoxanthine phosphoribosyltransferase: MRPEGDIRTLISRGEIDQRIQGLSSEIASSMGPEPLLVAILKGSFVFCADLIRGLHGAGMQPQVDFMMLSSYGRSTTSSGVVEIRKDVTDSVEGRQILLIDDILESGRTLRFARDHLLSRGAAEVKSCVLLHKPGKAKVEFQADHVGFTVDDLFVIGYGLDYAHYFRELPFIGVLAPKEG, encoded by the coding sequence ATGCGTCCGGAAGGCGATATCCGCACCCTGATCAGCCGAGGCGAAATCGACCAGAGGATCCAGGGGCTCTCCTCCGAGATCGCGTCGAGCATGGGGCCGGAACCGCTGCTGGTCGCCATCCTGAAGGGCAGCTTCGTCTTCTGCGCCGATCTGATCCGGGGTCTGCACGGCGCCGGCATGCAGCCGCAGGTCGATTTCATGATGCTGTCCAGCTATGGCCGCAGCACGACCAGTTCGGGCGTGGTCGAAATCCGCAAGGACGTGACCGACTCGGTCGAGGGCCGCCAGATCCTGCTGATCGACGACATCCTGGAAAGCGGCCGCACCCTGCGCTTCGCCCGCGACCATCTGCTGTCGCGCGGCGCTGCGGAGGTGAAGTCCTGTGTGCTGCTCCACAAGCCCGGCAAGGCGAAGGTGGAGTTCCAGGCCGATCATGTGGGCTTCACCGTCGACGACCTGTTCGTGATCGGCTACGGCCTCGACTACGCCCATTATTTCCGCGAGCTGCCCTTTATCGGCGTGCTGGCCCCCAAAGAGGGCTGA
- the lysA gene encoding diaminopimelate decarboxylase encodes MDHFEYRNGILHAEDVPLTRIAAEVGTPVYVYSRATLTRHARVFRDALAGLDPLICYAVKANGNQAVLKLLAAEGYGADVVSAGEMRRALAAGIPAEKIVFSGVAKTDAEIRAALEAGILQFNVESDAELDAIEQVAAAMGVTARVSLRINPDVDAGTHAKITTGKADNKFGIAWDRAIDVYAHARRLPHVEATGIDLHIGSQLSKLEPFEAAFTRTVELIRKLKAEGHTIRHLDLGGGLGIPYSDETPPAPQAYAEMVHRVTGDLDLKLIFEPGRVIVGNAGLMLSEVVYVKDTASKRFLILDAGMNDLMRPALYDAYHEVVAVNEPAPGAPRAPVEIVGPVCESTDVFARERPMPPVARGDLVAFRSAGAYGATMSNTYNARELVPEVLVDGDRYAVIRPRQTVDELIAMDRVPDWI; translated from the coding sequence ATGGATCATTTCGAATACCGCAACGGCATCCTCCATGCCGAGGACGTGCCGCTGACCCGGATCGCGGCCGAGGTGGGGACCCCGGTCTACGTCTATTCCCGCGCGACCCTGACCCGACATGCCCGCGTCTTTCGCGACGCTCTGGCGGGGCTGGATCCGCTGATCTGCTATGCCGTGAAGGCCAATGGCAATCAGGCGGTCCTGAAGCTGCTGGCGGCAGAGGGTTATGGTGCCGACGTCGTCTCGGCAGGCGAGATGAGGCGCGCCCTGGCTGCCGGCATCCCGGCGGAGAAGATCGTGTTCTCGGGCGTTGCCAAGACCGATGCCGAGATCCGCGCGGCGCTGGAGGCGGGCATTCTGCAGTTCAACGTCGAAAGCGATGCTGAACTGGATGCGATCGAGCAGGTGGCGGCAGCGATGGGGGTGACGGCGCGGGTGTCGCTGCGCATCAACCCCGATGTCGATGCCGGCACGCATGCCAAGATCACGACCGGCAAGGCCGACAACAAGTTCGGCATCGCCTGGGATCGCGCGATCGACGTCTACGCCCATGCCCGACGGCTGCCGCATGTCGAGGCGACCGGCATCGACCTGCATATCGGCTCGCAGCTCTCGAAGCTTGAGCCCTTCGAGGCGGCCTTCACCCGTACGGTGGAGCTGATCCGGAAGCTCAAGGCCGAAGGCCATACGATCCGTCATCTCGATCTCGGTGGCGGCCTCGGTATCCCCTACAGCGACGAGACGCCACCGGCGCCTCAGGCCTATGCCGAGATGGTGCACCGGGTGACCGGCGATCTGGATCTGAAGCTGATCTTCGAGCCGGGCCGCGTGATCGTCGGCAATGCCGGACTGATGCTCTCCGAGGTGGTCTATGTCAAGGACACGGCGAGCAAGCGCTTCCTGATCCTGGATGCGGGCATGAACGATCTGATGCGTCCGGCACTCTATGACGCCTATCACGAAGTGGTGGCGGTGAACGAGCCCGCCCCTGGGGCGCCCAGGGCGCCGGTGGAGATCGTCGGTCCCGTGTGCGAGAGCACCGATGTTTTCGCCCGGGAACGGCCGATGCCGCCGGTGGCGCGGGGCGATCTGGTCGCCTTCCGCTCGGCCGGTGCCTATGGCGCCACCATGTCCAACACCTACAACGCGCGCGAATTGGTGCCCGAGGTGCTGGTCGATGGCGACCGCTATGCCGTCATCCGTCCGCGCCAGACGGTCGACGAACTGATCGCGATGGACCGTGTCCCCGACTGGATCTGA
- the argH gene encoding argininosuccinate lyase, whose translation MTSDSKGGAGRASGVNMWGGHFDSAPSDLMQEINASIDFDKRLYAQDIAGSRAHARMLGARGILSAEDVAAIEGGLDQVLAEIEGGNFPFSRELEDIHMNVEARLTEIIGDAGKRLHTGRSRNDQVATDFRLWLRDMLDRFDGQLRDLQAALIERAEQHAETVMPGFTHLQTAQPVTFGHHLLAYVEMFGRDRGRLSDARGRLNESPLGSAALAGTSFPIDRHMTAAELGFDRPMANSLDGVSARDFALEFLGAAAICGTHLSRIAEELVIWSSAPFRFVRMSDAYTTGSSIMPQKRNPDAAELVRAKVGRIMGAQVALMTVMKGLPLAYSKDMQEDKEPTFDAVDALSLAIQAMTGMIRDLTVNPDAMRAQASGGYSTATDLADWLVRVVGLPFREAHHLTGRVVRAAETRGLRLDELSAEDLAAVDARITAEAMAVLTVDASVRSRTSFGGTAPDGVRARAAEARERFL comes from the coding sequence ATGACCAGCGACAGCAAGGGCGGCGCCGGCCGCGCGAGCGGCGTGAACATGTGGGGCGGCCACTTCGACAGCGCGCCCTCGGATCTGATGCAGGAGATTAACGCCTCCATCGATTTCGACAAGCGCCTCTACGCCCAGGACATCGCCGGCTCGCGCGCTCATGCCCGGATGCTGGGCGCCAGAGGTATCCTGTCGGCTGAGGATGTGGCAGCGATCGAAGGCGGCCTCGACCAGGTTCTGGCCGAGATCGAAGGCGGCAATTTCCCGTTCAGCCGCGAGCTTGAAGACATCCACATGAATGTCGAAGCCCGGCTGACCGAGATCATCGGCGATGCCGGCAAGCGGCTGCACACCGGTCGGTCGCGCAACGATCAGGTCGCCACCGATTTCCGCCTGTGGCTGCGCGACATGCTCGACCGTTTCGACGGCCAGCTCCGCGATCTGCAGGCGGCCCTGATCGAGCGTGCGGAACAGCATGCCGAGACGGTGATGCCCGGCTTCACCCATCTCCAGACCGCCCAGCCGGTGACCTTCGGTCATCATCTGCTGGCCTATGTCGAGATGTTCGGCCGCGATCGCGGCCGGCTTTCCGACGCCCGCGGCCGGCTGAACGAGAGCCCGCTGGGATCGGCGGCGCTGGCCGGCACCTCCTTCCCGATCGACCGGCACATGACGGCCGCCGAACTGGGCTTCGACCGGCCGATGGCCAACTCGCTCGACGGCGTCTCGGCACGGGATTTTGCGCTGGAGTTCCTGGGGGCGGCTGCGATCTGCGGTACCCATCTGTCGCGCATCGCCGAAGAGCTGGTGATCTGGTCGTCGGCACCCTTCCGCTTTGTGCGCATGTCCGACGCCTATACCACCGGCTCGTCGATCATGCCCCAGAAGCGCAATCCCGATGCCGCCGAACTGGTCCGGGCCAAGGTCGGCCGGATCATGGGCGCCCAGGTGGCGCTGATGACGGTGATGAAGGGCCTTCCGCTCGCCTATTCGAAGGACATGCAGGAAGACAAGGAGCCGACCTTCGATGCGGTCGACGCCCTGTCGCTGGCCATTCAGGCCATGACCGGCATGATCCGCGACCTGACCGTCAACCCCGATGCCATGCGTGCCCAGGCCTCCGGCGGCTATTCCACGGCGACCGATCTGGCCGACTGGCTGGTGCGGGTGGTGGGGCTCCCCTTCCGCGAGGCGCATCACCTGACCGGCCGCGTGGTCCGCGCCGCCGAGACCCGCGGGCTCCGGCTCGACGAACTTTCCGCCGAGGATCTGGCGGCGGTGGATGCCCGGATCACGGCCGAGGCGATGGCGGTGCTGACCGTCGATGCCTCGGTGCGCAGTCGTACCTCGTTCGGCGGTACCGCGCCCGACGGCGTGCGTGCCCGTGCGGCCGAAGCCAGGGAGCGCTTTCTGTGA
- the ftsE gene encoding cell division ATP-binding protein FtsE: MADETALVRFDDVGMRYDGGAEVLHGVSFSLAPGSYHFLTGPSGAGKSTLLRLLYLAQRPTAGQISLFGRDVRGLGRSDRARMRQRIGVVFQDFRLLPHLSVFDNVALPLRILKTPEAEIRRDVGELLAWVGLGEHEAASPATLSGGQQQRLAIARAVVVRPRLLLADEPTGNLDAEMGLKLMHLFEELNKLGTTLVIATHDTTLLARFRHPRLVLNEGRLKLMPPAPPPRAPVVQRAAPARAEETRGEGQP; this comes from the coding sequence ATGGCCGACGAGACGGCTCTAGTCCGGTTCGACGACGTCGGCATGCGGTATGACGGCGGCGCCGAGGTGCTGCACGGCGTCAGCTTCAGCCTCGCACCCGGCTCTTATCATTTTCTGACCGGCCCGAGCGGTGCCGGCAAGTCCACGCTTCTGCGGCTGCTCTACCTGGCCCAGCGGCCGACGGCCGGGCAGATCTCGCTCTTCGGCCGCGATGTCCGCGGGCTTGGCCGCTCCGATCGCGCTCGCATGCGTCAGCGCATCGGCGTGGTCTTCCAGGATTTCCGCCTGCTGCCGCATCTGAGTGTGTTCGACAACGTCGCCTTGCCCCTGCGCATCCTGAAGACTCCGGAAGCCGAAATCCGGCGGGATGTCGGGGAGTTGCTGGCCTGGGTCGGTCTGGGCGAGCATGAAGCCGCCTCGCCCGCCACGCTGTCCGGTGGCCAGCAGCAGCGCCTGGCGATCGCCCGGGCCGTGGTCGTCCGGCCACGGCTGCTGCTTGCCGACGAGCCGACCGGCAATCTGGACGCCGAGATGGGCCTGAAGCTGATGCATCTTTTCGAAGAGCTGAACAAGCTGGGCACGACCCTCGTGATCGCCACGCACGATACAACCCTGCTCGCCCGGTTCCGCCACCCCCGTCTGGTTCTGAACGAAGGGCGGCTGAAGCTGATGCCTCCCGCCCCGCCGCCGCGGGCGCCCGTCGTCCAGCGTGCCGCTCCGGCGCGCGCCGAAGAGACACGGGGGGAGGGGCAGCCATGA
- a CDS encoding lipoprotein — protein MSHLSNRLRHLVLVLMVATAVAACGKKGDLVPPMAVKSDGTVDTEKIPNYPVGSDPKSLVTPGRTSGPGLGVPPY, from the coding sequence GTGAGCCACCTCTCCAACCGCCTCCGACACCTCGTTCTGGTCCTGATGGTCGCGACGGCCGTCGCTGCCTGCGGCAAGAAGGGTGATCTGGTACCGCCGATGGCGGTGAAATCCGACGGCACCGTCGACACGGAGAAGATCCCCAACTACCCGGTGGGATCCGACCCGAAGAGCCTGGTGACCCCGGGCCGCACCAGTGGCCCCGGCCTGGGTGTGCCGCCCTACTGA
- a CDS encoding DUF2125 domain-containing protein: MRLKRVFVLLAIPVIALGAWTAVWFRIADEVKASVDGFAAEQAKSGRSFAHGGVVVNGWPFRVEATVPQPVLTAENGRNTVRADRVVVYVQPLQMRHLVAVIEGPIAFADATARIELEPEHAASSLVFDEAGRLERGALDMTKIKGRRIEGDAPPAAFTMERLQVHERREAEGGARAALEMEGLDPEAEDYPTLSRLFIDVTRPQPIDEPVDRAALERWRDAGGTVDLTRFEAIAGEVTVTGDGTFAIDKLLRPEGAASFRIAGAEELLARLEDSGRMTPQVRTMLEQMLGLFEQVEEGGRKAVRVPVTIQAGVLTVAGLPIVPVAPLLPPEQPS, from the coding sequence ATGCGACTGAAGCGTGTGTTCGTTCTCCTTGCCATCCCGGTGATCGCCCTTGGGGCCTGGACGGCGGTCTGGTTCCGTATCGCCGACGAGGTGAAGGCGTCCGTCGACGGCTTTGCGGCCGAACAGGCGAAATCCGGGCGCAGCTTTGCGCACGGGGGTGTGGTCGTGAATGGCTGGCCTTTCCGGGTGGAGGCGACCGTGCCGCAGCCGGTGCTGACGGCGGAGAACGGCCGCAATACCGTCCGGGCCGACCGGGTGGTGGTCTATGTGCAGCCCTTGCAGATGCGCCATCTGGTGGCGGTGATCGAGGGCCCGATCGCCTTTGCCGACGCCACGGCGCGGATCGAGCTTGAGCCCGAGCACGCCGCGTCGAGCCTGGTCTTCGACGAGGCCGGCCGGCTGGAGCGCGGGGCGCTCGACATGACGAAGATCAAGGGGCGCAGGATCGAAGGCGATGCTCCGCCTGCCGCCTTCACCATGGAGCGGCTTCAGGTCCATGAGCGCCGCGAGGCCGAGGGTGGCGCCCGGGCGGCACTGGAGATGGAAGGGCTCGACCCCGAGGCGGAAGATTATCCGACGCTGTCGCGGCTGTTCATCGACGTCACCCGGCCGCAGCCGATCGACGAGCCGGTCGATCGGGCGGCGCTGGAACGCTGGCGCGACGCCGGGGGCACGGTCGACCTCACCCGCTTCGAGGCGATCGCCGGCGAGGTGACGGTGACCGGCGACGGCACGTTCGCGATCGACAAACTGCTGAGGCCCGAGGGGGCGGCCTCCTTCCGCATCGCAGGCGCCGAGGAACTGCTGGCCCGGCTGGAAGACTCCGGCCGCATGACGCCGCAGGTCCGCACCATGTTGGAACAGATGCTGGGCCTGTTCGAACAGGTCGAGGAGGGCGGCCGCAAGGCGGTGCGGGTGCCGGTGACGATCCAGGCCGGCGTGCTGACCGTGGCCGGCCTGCCGATCGTGCCCGTCGCACCGCTGCTGCCGCCCGAGCAGCCGTCCTGA
- a CDS encoding YdcF family protein encodes MSRRGRRLGSASAGGPRRRPWRLRLLAWRLLLVAVGAWAAGFVIYAETLPSETLPDWRRTDAIVVLTGGADRLGVGLDLLDAGAAPRLFISGVDRRVDLPGLLKASGREAADYAGRVVLGFSAGDTVGNARETYGWAEAQGVRSIRLVTASYHLPRALIEFRRALPGVEILPHPVIPEHVKQDGWWRWPGTAALFLAEYQKFLVAWARDWLLRKLLPWPAGTVDEVGA; translated from the coding sequence GTGAGCCGCCGTGGCCGGCGGCTGGGCAGCGCATCGGCAGGGGGACCCCGGCGGCGTCCCTGGCGGTTACGCCTGCTGGCCTGGCGCCTGCTGCTGGTGGCGGTGGGGGCCTGGGCAGCCGGTTTCGTGATCTATGCCGAAACCCTGCCGTCCGAAACCCTGCCCGACTGGCGGCGCACCGATGCGATCGTGGTGTTGACCGGCGGCGCCGACCGGCTGGGCGTGGGGCTGGATCTGCTGGATGCGGGTGCGGCCCCGCGGCTGTTCATTTCGGGCGTCGACCGCCGGGTCGACCTGCCCGGCCTGCTGAAGGCGTCGGGACGTGAGGCCGCAGACTATGCGGGGCGCGTGGTGCTGGGCTTTTCCGCCGGCGACACGGTGGGCAATGCCCGCGAGACCTATGGCTGGGCAGAGGCGCAAGGCGTGCGGTCCATTCGCCTGGTTACGGCGTCCTATCATCTGCCGCGGGCCCTGATCGAGTTTCGCCGCGCCCTGCCGGGGGTGGAGATCCTGCCCCATCCGGTCATCCCGGAACATGTCAAGCAGGACGGCTGGTGGCGCTGGCCGGGCACGGCCGCGCTGTTCCTGGCCGAGTATCAGAAATTCCTGGTCGCCTGGGCGCGGGACTGGCTGCTCCGCAAGCTGCTGCCCTGGCCGGCCGGCACGGTCGACGAGGTCGGGGCATGA
- a CDS encoding PaaI family thioesterase: MTSLQDAIERSRATGDFAPLNQAVPYARFLNLTANLVEDELVFRMGYRPEHIGNPVLRALHGGIIGSLLETAALSHVTWEMSQVRVPKTITITIDYLRSGRAVDTYATSRITKMGRRVVNVHTTAWQEDRARPIASAIAHFLID; this comes from the coding sequence ATGACCAGCCTTCAGGATGCTATTGAACGGTCGCGCGCCACCGGCGACTTTGCCCCCCTGAACCAGGCAGTCCCCTATGCGCGGTTCCTGAACCTCACCGCCAATCTGGTTGAGGACGAGCTGGTGTTCCGGATGGGCTATCGTCCGGAGCATATCGGCAACCCGGTGCTTCGGGCGCTGCATGGCGGGATCATCGGCTCGCTGCTGGAAACCGCAGCCCTCTCCCACGTCACCTGGGAGATGTCTCAGGTCCGCGTGCCGAAAACGATCACCATCACGATCGATTACCTGCGCTCTGGCCGCGCGGTGGATACCTATGCCACCAGCCGGATCACCAAGATGGGCCGTCGGGTGGTCAATGTTCACACCACGGCATGGCAGGAAGACCGGGCGCGCCCGATCGCCTCGGCCATCGCCCATTTCCTGATCGATTGA
- a CDS encoding gamma-glutamylcyclotransferase produces the protein MSMDGGDVWVFGYGSLMWRPGFEPAEAQAALLYGYHRALCIYSTRYRGTPERPGLVMGLDRGGACRGIAFRIRADETRTVLAYLDDREMGQDDRVYLRRILPIRLDDGRRVPAVTYVADRNGARYTGRLGLEHMAELVRAGTGMMGTARDYLSQTLERMAEMGLHGGPLRDVLDAVARGIEVPTAEYTSATNLPSGPASGKHV, from the coding sequence ATGTCGATGGACGGCGGCGATGTCTGGGTGTTCGGCTACGGCTCTCTGATGTGGCGGCCGGGCTTCGAGCCGGCCGAGGCACAGGCAGCGCTGCTCTACGGCTATCACCGGGCCCTGTGCATCTATTCCACCCGCTATCGCGGTACGCCTGAACGGCCCGGCCTGGTGATGGGGCTGGATCGTGGCGGCGCCTGCCGGGGTATTGCCTTCCGCATCCGGGCCGATGAAACCCGAACCGTGCTCGCCTATCTGGACGACCGCGAGATGGGCCAGGATGATCGAGTTTATCTGCGCCGGATCCTGCCGATCCGGCTCGACGACGGCCGCCGGGTGCCGGCCGTCACCTATGTCGCCGATCGCAACGGCGCCCGCTATACCGGCCGGCTCGGGCTGGAGCACATGGCAGAGCTGGTCCGCGCCGGTACCGGCATGATGGGAACGGCCCGGGACTATCTGTCGCAGACGCTGGAGCGGATGGCCGAAATGGGCCTGCATGGCGGCCCGCTCCGCGACGTTCTGGATGCGGTGGCACGCGGCATCGAGGTCCCGACGGCGGAGTACACCAGCGCAACAAATTTGCCTTCCGGGCCCGCCTCGGGTAAGCACGTGTAG
- a CDS encoding PaaI family thioesterase, with protein MTETDGTPAGKGALDTGDNPALRAIFGEDHPLISHFGLEVLEIDKGLAVVRLPYRSFMIGNPETGVLHGGVVTTLIDSACGIAVFTALPRLQPIATLDLRIDYMRPSTPNKWLHARARVTRVTPNVAFVTAEAWHEGEDGPIATAAGSFMIGTKLTHREDAE; from the coding sequence ATGACCGAAACGGACGGAACGCCCGCCGGAAAAGGGGCACTCGACACGGGCGATAATCCCGCGCTCAGGGCGATCTTCGGCGAAGACCACCCGCTGATCAGCCATTTCGGTCTCGAGGTGCTTGAGATCGACAAGGGCCTGGCCGTGGTGCGCCTGCCCTATCGCAGCTTCATGATCGGCAACCCCGAGACCGGCGTGCTGCACGGCGGCGTGGTCACCACGCTGATCGACAGCGCCTGCGGCATCGCGGTCTTCACCGCCCTGCCCCGGCTGCAGCCGATCGCGACGCTCGACCTGCGGATCGACTACATGCGCCCGTCCACACCGAACAAGTGGCTGCATGCCCGCGCCCGGGTGACCAGGGTCACCCCCAATGTTGCCTTCGTCACCGCCGAAGCCTGGCATGAGGGCGAGGATGGCCCGATCGCCACTGCCGCCGGCAGCTTCATGATCGGCACCAAGCTGACCCATCGCGAGGACGCCGAATGA